One genomic segment of Streptomyces sp. TLI_146 includes these proteins:
- a CDS encoding CBS domain-containing protein has translation MTTARDLMTVDVRCIPASETLDRAAQLMRDHNIGALPVKSGDGTLTGIVTDRDIVVKVLAAGKDAADVTAGDLADGRPRTVSADADAAEAVRVMSDARIRRLVVVDDGEPVGVITEADLARHLPADQFASFASSVYARG, from the coding sequence ATGACCACCGCCCGCGATCTGATGACCGTCGACGTCCGCTGCATCCCGGCGAGCGAAACCCTCGACCGCGCGGCCCAGTTGATGCGGGACCACAACATCGGCGCGCTGCCCGTGAAGAGCGGCGACGGCACGCTGACGGGCATCGTCACGGACCGCGACATCGTGGTGAAGGTCCTGGCCGCCGGGAAGGACGCGGCCGACGTGACGGCGGGCGACCTCGCCGACGGCCGGCCGCGTACGGTCTCCGCCGACGCGGACGCGGCCGAGGCGGTGCGGGTGATGAGCGACGCGCGCATCCGCCGCCTCGTCGTCGTGGACGACGGCGAGCCGGTCGGTGTGATCACCGAGGCGGATCTGGCCCGGCACCTCCCTGCGGACCAGTTCGCCTCGTTCGCGAGCAGCGTCTACGCGAGGGGCTGA
- a CDS encoding CAP domain-containing protein: MSELVPGGNRPLPDGVLTIGVPGPFDLSVLITDDTGKVGGDADFVFYNQPSAPGTRLDDDVITVDPSRLRAGASRLTVVVSPAEPGVPLGRLPVPSLRLTGPGGEVLARFTPPKPERETVLLLAEIYRRGTGWKVRALGQGYADGLAGVARDFGVDVADEGPPPHAPTVQVPTAAIPVPAARRQEAQQSDGFGGLVNAERVRAGAPPVTIDARLTSAAEAHAATMAAQGRLSVESPDGVSVFQRVTTRGYAYLGIAEHLVSGPRTPAEFLAYCLEDAHTRRPLRDAAFTEAGIGRATDDRTGEVYWTALWARPFSGDGLHRTVSEVVALTNGRRASAGLRPLADDTRLASAAQAYSTDMAARGFYSHTSPEGLEPWDRARAAGAAHRGIGENIACGQRTAAEVVEGWMNSPGHRANILKPDFTHIGVGFAGGGRAGTYWTQLFGLA; the protein is encoded by the coding sequence ATGAGCGAGCTGGTTCCCGGGGGCAACCGGCCCCTTCCGGACGGCGTGCTGACGATAGGCGTCCCGGGCCCCTTCGACCTTTCGGTGCTGATCACCGACGACACCGGAAAGGTCGGCGGCGACGCCGACTTCGTCTTCTACAACCAGCCGTCCGCGCCCGGCACCCGCCTCGACGACGACGTCATCACGGTCGACCCGAGCCGGCTGCGGGCCGGGGCCAGCCGACTGACCGTGGTGGTCAGCCCCGCCGAGCCGGGCGTTCCGCTCGGCCGGCTGCCGGTGCCGAGCCTGCGGCTCACCGGTCCCGGCGGCGAGGTCCTGGCCCGGTTCACCCCGCCGAAGCCGGAGCGGGAGACAGTGCTGCTGCTGGCCGAGATCTACCGCCGGGGCACCGGCTGGAAGGTGCGCGCACTGGGTCAGGGGTACGCGGACGGCCTCGCGGGAGTGGCCCGCGACTTCGGGGTGGACGTGGCCGACGAGGGCCCGCCGCCGCACGCACCCACCGTCCAGGTGCCCACCGCGGCGATACCGGTCCCCGCCGCGCGGCGGCAGGAGGCCCAACAGAGCGACGGCTTCGGCGGGTTGGTCAACGCCGAGCGGGTCCGGGCCGGGGCCCCGCCGGTGACGATCGACGCCCGGCTGACCTCGGCCGCCGAGGCGCACGCGGCGACCATGGCAGCGCAGGGCCGCCTCAGCGTGGAGAGCCCGGACGGCGTGTCGGTCTTCCAGCGGGTGACGACGCGGGGGTACGCGTATCTGGGCATCGCCGAGCACCTGGTGTCGGGGCCGCGCACCCCGGCCGAGTTCCTGGCGTACTGCCTGGAGGACGCCCACACCCGGCGCCCACTGCGGGACGCCGCCTTCACCGAGGCGGGCATCGGCCGTGCCACCGACGACCGCACGGGCGAGGTGTACTGGACGGCGCTGTGGGCCCGGCCGTTCAGCGGGGACGGGCTGCACCGCACGGTCTCCGAGGTGGTCGCGCTCACCAACGGGCGCCGCGCCTCGGCCGGGCTGCGCCCGCTGGCCGACGACACCCGCCTGGCCTCGGCGGCCCAGGCGTACAGCACGGACATGGCGGCGCGCGGCTTCTACTCGCACACCTCGCCGGAGGGCCTGGAGCCGTGGGACCGGGCCCGGGCGGCCGGGGCCGCGCACCGGGGCATCGGCGAGAACATCGCCTGCGGGCAGCGCACGGCGGCCGAGGTGGTGGAGGGCTGGATGAACAGCCCGGGCCACCGCGCCAACATCCTCAAGCCCGACTTCACCCACATAGGCGTCGGCTTCGCGGGCGGCGGCCGCGCGGGCACGTACTGGACGCAGCTGTTCGGCCTCGCCTGA
- a CDS encoding TetR/AcrR family transcriptional regulator gives MSGKRITRLTPDQRRTQLVDIGLEMLADRSLDELSTDEVARRAGISRGLLFHYFDSKRDFYRAVVAKECARFIEAVEPDPALAPVAWLRSFIDGFVAYVLEHRQVYLALVRGASGSHPAVADILGETREAVARHVVDAQRRIGMPETPRLDIASRAWMAFAEEAVTGWPLGEPGAREELAAFLESSFVSLLGTLDRPVGLADMAGMADVVARQAGA, from the coding sequence ATGTCCGGAAAGCGCATCACCCGCCTGACCCCCGACCAACGCAGGACCCAGCTGGTCGACATCGGACTGGAGATGCTCGCCGACCGCTCGCTCGACGAGCTGTCCACGGACGAGGTCGCCCGCCGGGCGGGGATCTCGCGGGGCCTGCTCTTCCACTACTTCGACTCCAAGCGCGACTTCTACCGCGCGGTGGTTGCCAAGGAGTGCGCGCGCTTCATCGAGGCCGTGGAGCCGGACCCGGCACTGGCGCCGGTCGCCTGGCTGCGGTCGTTCATCGACGGGTTCGTCGCGTACGTACTGGAGCACCGGCAGGTCTATCTGGCCCTGGTCAGGGGCGCGTCCGGCAGTCACCCGGCGGTCGCGGACATCCTGGGCGAGACCCGTGAGGCGGTGGCCCGCCATGTCGTCGACGCCCAGCGCCGCATAGGCATGCCGGAGACGCCCCGGCTCGACATCGCCTCCCGCGCCTGGATGGCGTTCGCGGAGGAGGCGGTGACCGGCTGGCCGCTGGGGGAGCCGGGCGCGCGCGAGGAGCTGGCGGCGTTCCTGGAGTCCAGCTTCGTCAGCCTGCTGGGCACGTTGGACCGCCCCGTGGGCCTGGCGGACATGGCGGGCATGGCGGACGTCGTGGCCCGGCAGGCGGGCGCCTGA
- a CDS encoding zinc-binding dehydrogenase yields MRTMRAARFHPASGKLGVEEVPVPRPGPGEALVKVAACGICHSDLSLLNGVFHTDLPSITPGHEAAGTIDELGSPVPGWQRGDRVVVHAGRACGACPACVSGAAIDDCERVQIMAFDYDGAWAEYVLVPVGALVRVPGSIPLERAAILADAVSTPYAAVVDTAAVRPAESVGVWGLGGIGTHALQAARLAGAAPVIGLDPLPAARERALELGADHTLDPTAEDVLDRIAELTGGRGLKVAIDAVGHADTIAQANRALGHRGRLVLVGMSMDRVELGPLAAFTRDRHSVTGHLGYRKEHIEQLVDLVAAGRLDLSRSISAELPLAETAEGVRRLEHKEGNPIRIVIRP; encoded by the coding sequence ATGCGCACCATGCGCGCCGCACGATTCCACCCCGCCTCCGGCAAGCTCGGCGTCGAGGAGGTGCCGGTCCCCCGGCCCGGCCCCGGCGAGGCCCTGGTCAAGGTCGCCGCCTGCGGAATCTGCCACTCCGACCTGAGCCTCCTGAACGGCGTCTTCCACACCGACCTGCCGTCCATCACCCCGGGCCACGAGGCCGCCGGAACCATCGACGAGCTGGGCTCACCCGTCCCAGGCTGGCAGCGGGGCGACCGGGTCGTGGTGCACGCGGGGCGCGCCTGCGGCGCCTGCCCGGCGTGCGTGTCGGGCGCGGCGATCGACGACTGCGAGCGCGTGCAGATCATGGCGTTCGACTACGACGGCGCCTGGGCCGAGTACGTCCTGGTGCCGGTCGGCGCGCTGGTCCGCGTCCCCGGCTCCATCCCGTTGGAGCGGGCGGCGATCCTCGCGGACGCCGTTTCCACGCCGTACGCGGCGGTGGTCGACACGGCCGCGGTCCGCCCGGCCGAGAGCGTCGGTGTCTGGGGGCTCGGCGGCATCGGTACGCATGCGCTCCAGGCCGCCCGGCTGGCCGGGGCCGCCCCGGTGATCGGTCTCGATCCGCTGCCCGCGGCCCGTGAGCGGGCCCTGGAGCTGGGCGCCGACCACACCCTGGACCCCACCGCCGAGGACGTCCTCGACAGGATCGCCGAGCTCACCGGCGGCCGGGGCCTGAAGGTCGCGATCGACGCGGTCGGCCATGCGGACACCATCGCCCAGGCCAACCGCGCCCTGGGGCACCGCGGCCGCCTGGTGCTGGTCGGCATGTCCATGGACCGGGTCGAGCTGGGCCCGCTGGCCGCGTTCACCCGCGACCGGCACTCGGTGACGGGGCACCTCGGCTACCGCAAGGAGCACATCGAGCAGCTCGTCGACCTGGTGGCCGCGGGCCGTCTCGACCTCAGCCGGTCGATCAGCGCCGAACTCCCGCTCGCGGAGACAGCGGAGGGCGTGCGCCGCCTTGAGCACAAGGAGGGCAACCCGATCCGGATCGTCATCCGGCCCTGA
- a CDS encoding tyrosinase cofactor — MSRLTRRSALGLTATAVAGLGLAGTAYAATASGPANGVVPAAGDGHTGHMDGMDHTGHDAPAPFDEVYQGRRIQGAPAQGGAHGGHHGGYQVRIDGKELHVMRNGDGTWISVINHYETFANPRAVARAAVVELQGATLVPLA, encoded by the coding sequence ATGTCCCGACTCACCCGCCGCAGCGCGCTGGGCCTCACCGCGACCGCGGTGGCCGGCCTCGGCCTGGCCGGTACCGCGTACGCGGCGACCGCGAGCGGACCCGCAAACGGCGTCGTCCCCGCCGCGGGCGACGGCCACACCGGTCACATGGACGGCATGGACCACACGGGGCACGACGCGCCCGCCCCGTTCGACGAGGTGTACCAGGGCCGCCGGATACAGGGCGCGCCCGCGCAGGGCGGCGCGCACGGCGGCCACCACGGGGGCTACCAGGTGCGAATAGACGGCAAGGAACTGCACGTCATGCGGAACGGTGACGGCACCTGGATCAGCGTGATCAACCACTACGAGACGTTCGCGAACCCGCGCGCCGTGGCCCGCGCGGCCGTGGTGGAGCTCCAGGGCGCCACGCTCGTCCCGCTCGCCTGA
- a CDS encoding tyrosinase family protein — MTVRKNQATLTSDEKKRFVNAVLTLKRNGKYDAFVTTHNAFIMSDGDDTDRVGHRSPSFLPWHRRFLLEFEQALQSVDSTVALPYWDWTADRTATSSLWAADFLGGTGRSRDGQVMDGPFASSGGQWAINVRVDGRNYLRRALGAGVPQLPTKAEVDSVLAMTTYDEAPWNSQSTGGFRNHLEGWRGVNLHNRVHVWVGGQMATGVSPNDPVFWLHHAFIDKLWAQWQERHPASPYLPAAGTANVVDLRDTMRPWNNVTPADMLDHKKFYTFDAA, encoded by the coding sequence ATGACCGTACGCAAGAACCAGGCGACGCTCACCTCCGACGAGAAGAAGCGTTTCGTCAATGCCGTCCTGACGCTGAAGCGCAACGGCAAGTACGACGCCTTCGTCACCACGCACAACGCCTTCATCATGAGCGACGGCGACGACACCGACCGTGTGGGCCACCGCTCTCCGTCCTTCCTCCCGTGGCACCGCAGATTCCTCCTGGAGTTCGAGCAGGCCCTCCAGTCCGTCGACTCGACCGTCGCGCTGCCCTACTGGGACTGGACCGCCGACCGCACCGCCACCTCCTCGCTGTGGGCCGCGGACTTCCTCGGCGGCACCGGCCGCAGCCGCGACGGCCAGGTGATGGACGGGCCGTTCGCCTCCTCCGGCGGCCAGTGGGCCATCAACGTCCGGGTGGACGGCCGCAACTACCTGCGCCGCGCGCTCGGCGCGGGCGTGCCCCAGCTGCCCACCAAGGCCGAGGTCGACAGCGTCCTGGCCATGACGACGTATGACGAGGCCCCCTGGAACAGCCAGTCCACCGGCGGCTTCCGCAACCACCTGGAGGGCTGGCGCGGGGTCAACCTGCACAACCGCGTGCACGTCTGGGTCGGCGGCCAGATGGCGACCGGCGTCTCCCCCAACGACCCGGTCTTCTGGCTGCACCACGCGTTCATAGACAAGCTGTGGGCGCAGTGGCAGGAGCGCCACCCGGCCTCGCCGTACCTCCCGGCCGCCGGCACGGCGAACGTGGTGGACCTGCGCGACACCATGCGCCCGTGGAACAACGTGACGCCGGCGGACATGCTGGACCACAAGAAGTTCTACACGTTCGACGCCGCGTAG
- a CDS encoding pyridoxal-phosphate dependent enzyme gives MDVHESVLELVGDTPLVRLRTPGDEGSAALYAKLEYLSAGGSVKDRIGLHMIEQAERDGLLRPGGTVVEATSGNTGAGIAMVAAAKGYRAVLVVPDKTSTEKIATLRGFGAEVVVRRSGLPAEDPENVFNTAARIAEQTPGSWLAGQYDNPANPGAHYATTGPEIWRQTDGRITHLVACVGTGGTISGTGRYLKEVSGGAVRVTGADPVASVYSGGDGRPYFVEATGHVRHPETLEDVWPTSYHQDVVDELVAVSDRDALLTVRQLAREQGLMVGGSSGLAVAAARRVAAGLGPESLVVVILPDSGRQYLSKYFNDAWLLRLGFLDGEPGTARVGDAVRDSSLPYVNRLSTVAEALAVLRSLRDRGLPPVAAAGPCPAGPDRAPTVPELAGSLSLDALSTALSDGTVKPDTPVRDHLAAPLPHFGVGERADTVLAELEECGAELAVVVRDGHGVGVVGLGGLRALL, from the coding sequence ATGGACGTTCACGAATCAGTGCTCGAACTCGTCGGCGACACCCCGCTGGTACGGCTGCGCACGCCCGGGGACGAGGGGTCGGCCGCGCTCTACGCGAAGCTCGAATACCTCAGCGCCGGCGGCAGCGTGAAGGACCGGATCGGGCTGCACATGATCGAGCAGGCGGAGCGGGACGGGCTACTGCGCCCCGGCGGCACCGTCGTCGAGGCGACCTCCGGCAACACCGGGGCCGGGATCGCGATGGTGGCGGCGGCCAAGGGGTACCGGGCCGTTCTCGTCGTCCCCGACAAGACGAGCACCGAGAAGATCGCCACGCTGCGGGGGTTCGGCGCGGAGGTGGTCGTGCGGCGCAGCGGGCTGCCCGCGGAGGACCCGGAGAACGTGTTCAACACGGCGGCGCGGATCGCCGAACAGACGCCGGGCAGCTGGCTCGCCGGACAGTACGACAACCCGGCCAACCCGGGCGCGCACTACGCCACGACCGGCCCCGAGATCTGGCGCCAGACGGACGGCCGGATCACGCACCTGGTGGCGTGCGTCGGCACCGGCGGGACGATCAGCGGTACGGGCCGCTACCTCAAGGAGGTCAGCGGCGGCGCGGTCCGGGTGACCGGGGCGGATCCGGTGGCGTCCGTCTACTCGGGCGGCGACGGCCGTCCGTACTTCGTCGAGGCGACCGGGCACGTACGCCACCCGGAGACGCTGGAGGACGTCTGGCCCACCTCCTACCACCAGGACGTGGTCGACGAGCTCGTCGCGGTGAGCGACCGCGACGCGCTGCTGACGGTACGTCAACTGGCGCGGGAGCAGGGCCTGATGGTCGGCGGCTCGTCCGGTCTCGCGGTGGCGGCCGCGCGGCGGGTGGCCGCCGGGCTCGGCCCCGAGTCGCTGGTCGTGGTGATCCTGCCGGACTCCGGGCGCCAGTACCTGTCGAAGTACTTCAACGACGCGTGGCTGCTGCGGCTGGGGTTCCTGGACGGCGAGCCGGGCACGGCGCGGGTCGGGGACGCGGTACGGGACTCCTCGCTGCCGTACGTGAACCGGCTCAGCACGGTCGCGGAGGCGCTGGCCGTGCTCCGGTCCCTGCGCGACCGCGGCCTGCCGCCGGTCGCCGCGGCCGGCCCGTGCCCGGCGGGCCCCGACCGCGCGCCGACGGTGCCGGAGCTGGCGGGCTCCCTGTCGCTGGACGCGCTGTCCACGGCACTCTCGGACGGCACGGTAAAACCGGACACCCCGGTACGCGACCACCTCGCGGCACCGCTGCCGCACTTCGGGGTGGGGGAACGGGCGGACACGGTGCTGGCCGAACTGGAGGAGTGTGGGGCGGAGCTGGCGGTCGTGGTGCGGGATGGGCATGGGGTGGGGGTGGTGGGGCTAGGGGGGCTTCGGGCTCTGCTGTGA
- a CDS encoding GMC family oxidoreductase has protein sequence MSGYGGLVAALLADDGTRPWTATVPRRLDDVLASMPVRARAGLRGAAAAVDAYAVARTGRRLAALGSGERERVMESLGARTALAPVLDLLKVPVLLAAGTERLLHEGRPGPLLAPPDDPPLDCVPAEEWPARATADAVVIGSGAGGAMAARTLARAGLRTVVLEEGHHHTTASFGRRAPLDRFAELYRDGGATVAVGRPPLLLPTGRAVGGTTLVNSGTCYRTPDHVLERWRTSFGFSLAEGMPDRLDEVERTLRVATQPLDVLGNNGLLALTGAERLGWRAAPLRRNAPGCKGSCQCVVGCPTGAKQSVQLSVLPDACAAGARIVTGARVRRILVDADRPGGPRAAGVRVRRADGSELEILSPLVVVAAGALQSPPLLRRSGLGSHPGVGRNLSVHPATSVAGRFPEPVTAWEGVLQSVGVEELHGQGVLIEATATPPGMGSFVLPGVGRELRRELDGADRLATLGAMIADSPSGSVHGRDRTLIRYDLSPRDSARLMTAVRAMAQLLFAAGAEEVLTGIPKAPRARSLRELDEVLTGVTARQLHLSAFHPTGTVAGGADPSRFPADGEGRLRGVTGVLIADASLLPGCPEVNPQVSVMAGALGVTGG, from the coding sequence ATGAGCGGCTACGGCGGCCTGGTGGCCGCGCTGCTCGCCGACGACGGCACCCGGCCCTGGACGGCGACGGTGCCGCGCAGGCTCGACGACGTCCTGGCCTCGATGCCCGTGCGCGCCCGGGCCGGGCTGCGGGGCGCGGCGGCGGCCGTGGACGCGTACGCGGTCGCCCGGACGGGACGGCGGCTCGCCGCGCTCGGCTCCGGGGAGCGCGAGCGGGTCATGGAGTCGCTCGGCGCCCGCACCGCCCTCGCCCCGGTCCTCGACCTCCTCAAGGTGCCGGTGCTGCTCGCCGCCGGGACGGAACGACTGCTCCACGAGGGCCGCCCCGGGCCCCTGTTGGCGCCGCCGGACGACCCACCGCTCGACTGCGTACCGGCCGAGGAGTGGCCCGCGCGGGCGACGGCCGACGCGGTGGTGATCGGGTCCGGCGCCGGGGGAGCGATGGCGGCGCGGACCCTCGCGCGGGCCGGGCTGCGCACGGTCGTCCTGGAGGAGGGGCACCACCACACCACCGCGTCGTTCGGGCGCCGCGCCCCGCTCGACCGGTTCGCCGAGCTCTACCGCGACGGCGGGGCGACGGTCGCGGTCGGCCGCCCGCCGCTGCTGCTCCCGACCGGCCGGGCCGTCGGCGGTACGACCCTGGTCAACTCCGGTACGTGCTACCGCACTCCGGACCACGTCCTGGAACGCTGGCGCACCTCCTTCGGCTTCAGCCTCGCGGAGGGCATGCCGGACCGCCTCGACGAGGTCGAACGGACCCTGCGCGTCGCCACGCAGCCGCTCGACGTACTGGGCAACAACGGCCTCCTCGCGCTCACCGGGGCCGAGCGGCTCGGCTGGCGGGCGGCGCCGCTGCGCCGCAACGCCCCCGGCTGCAAGGGCTCCTGCCAGTGTGTGGTCGGCTGCCCGACCGGCGCCAAGCAGAGCGTGCAGCTCTCGGTGCTGCCGGACGCGTGCGCGGCGGGGGCCAGGATCGTGACGGGCGCGCGGGTGCGGCGCATCCTGGTGGACGCCGACCGGCCGGGCGGGCCCCGGGCCGCCGGGGTGCGCGTACGGCGGGCGGACGGCAGCGAACTGGAGATCCTCAGCCCGCTGGTGGTGGTCGCGGCGGGCGCCCTCCAGTCCCCGCCGCTGCTGCGCCGCTCGGGCCTCGGCTCCCACCCGGGCGTTGGCCGCAACCTCAGCGTCCACCCGGCGACGAGCGTGGCCGGCCGCTTCCCGGAGCCGGTCACGGCCTGGGAGGGCGTACTGCAGAGCGTCGGGGTGGAGGAACTGCACGGACAGGGCGTCCTCATCGAGGCGACGGCGACCCCGCCGGGCATGGGCAGCTTCGTCCTGCCGGGCGTGGGCCGGGAGCTGCGCCGCGAACTCGACGGCGCGGACCGGCTGGCCACGCTGGGCGCGATGATCGCCGACAGCCCGTCGGGCAGCGTCCACGGCCGCGACCGCACCCTGATCCGCTACGACCTGTCCCCTCGCGACTCGGCCCGCTTGATGACGGCGGTACGGGCCATGGCCCAGCTCCTCTTCGCGGCGGGCGCGGAGGAGGTGCTCACCGGCATCCCGAAGGCGCCCAGAGCGCGCAGTCTGCGTGAGCTGGACGAGGTCCTGACGGGTGTGACGGCCCGTCAACTCCACCTGTCCGCCTTCCACCCCACGGGAACGGTGGCGGGCGGCGCAGACCCGTCCCGCTTCCCGGCGGACGGGGAGGGGCGACTGCGCGGCGTCACAGGCGTCCTGATCGCGGACGCGTCGCTGCTGCCGGGGTGCCCGGAGGTGAATCCGCAGGTCAGTGTGATGGCGGGGGCGTTGGGGGTGACGGGGGGTTGA
- a CDS encoding FadR/GntR family transcriptional regulator: protein METLPRETIVDVLENRLREDILTGRHPAGSYLPPERSLADGYGVTRTTLKHAFGRLVQAGLLETRHGVGTRVRDYARLGGADLLPMLVRHSPDWIGEIFEVRRSIGALIAERAATRATAEVVTELSQLLDAVREAEGGDAVQLADAEVHRALARATGNRVYALLTNTLFNAYLPVRAALVGPFTDPEAAYARLAPVVEAVAAGDGRAAHAAADAYLTATERIMLEGLA, encoded by the coding sequence GTGGAGACGCTGCCCCGCGAGACCATCGTCGACGTCCTGGAGAACCGGCTGCGCGAGGACATCCTCACCGGCCGCCATCCGGCGGGCAGCTATCTGCCGCCCGAACGCAGCCTCGCCGACGGCTACGGCGTCACCCGCACCACCCTCAAGCACGCCTTCGGCCGCCTCGTCCAGGCGGGACTCCTGGAGACCCGCCACGGCGTCGGCACCCGGGTGCGCGACTACGCGCGCCTGGGCGGCGCCGATCTGCTGCCGATGCTGGTGCGCCACAGCCCGGACTGGATCGGCGAGATCTTCGAGGTGCGCCGCAGCATCGGCGCGCTGATCGCCGAACGCGCGGCAACGCGCGCCACCGCCGAGGTGGTCACCGAGCTGAGTCAACTCCTGGACGCCGTACGGGAGGCGGAGGGCGGCGACGCGGTGCAGCTGGCCGACGCCGAGGTGCACCGGGCCCTGGCCCGCGCCACCGGCAACCGGGTCTACGCGCTCCTCACCAACACCCTCTTCAACGCCTACCTTCCCGTACGGGCCGCACTGGTCGGGCCGTTCACCGACCCGGAGGCGGCGTACGCGCGGCTCGCCCCGGTCGTCGAGGCCGTGGCGGCGGGCGACGGCCGGGCCGCCCATGCGGCGGCGGACGCCTATCTGACCGCCACCGAGCGGATCATGCTGGAAGGCCTGGCGTGA
- the mutA gene encoding methylmalonyl-CoA mutase small subunit, translating to MTVLPDDGLSLAAEFPDATHEQWQRLVEGVLRKSGKDVSGTAAEEALSTPVEDGLTTRPLYTARDSAPDAGYPGFAPFVRGSRAEGNAADGWGVRQRHAGTDPARVNEAVLADLENGVTSLWLAVGRGGVPVSGLARALDGVYLDLAPVALDAGAEFEPAARELLRLYEERGVPADSARGNLGADPLGHEARTGEALDAAPAAGLARLCAERFPGLRALTVDALPYHEAGGSAAEELGASLATGVAYLRALTEAGLSVEAACAQLEFRYAASADQFLTIAKLRAARRLWARVAEASGAPAAGAQRQHAVTSPVMMTRRDPWVNMLRTTVACLAAGVGGADAVTVLPFDHSLGLPDAFARRIARNTSSILLEESHLARVIDPAGGSWYVERLTDELAHSAWEFFRTIERAGGQAAALRSGLIGERLAATWAERGARLARRREPVTGVSEFPHLAERPVEREAAPAEPSGGLPKVRRDEAFEELRARSDAHLAATGTRPRVFLAALGPAAAHTGRATFASNLFQAGGIEPVHDPVSVDAATAAEAFAASGATVACLCSSDALYAEQAEAVAAALRSAGARHVYLAGRGEFTGVDSYVFAGCDAVAVLSSALDRMGVAS from the coding sequence ATGACGGTCCTGCCTGACGACGGGCTTTCGCTGGCCGCCGAGTTCCCTGATGCAACCCATGAGCAGTGGCAGCGCCTCGTGGAAGGCGTGCTGCGCAAATCGGGTAAAGATGTCTCGGGCACGGCTGCCGAGGAGGCACTGTCCACCCCGGTCGAGGACGGGCTCACCACCCGCCCCCTGTACACCGCGCGAGACTCCGCGCCCGATGCCGGTTATCCCGGCTTTGCCCCCTTTGTCCGTGGAAGCCGGGCCGAGGGCAACGCGGCGGACGGCTGGGGCGTACGACAGCGCCACGCCGGAACCGACCCCGCCCGGGTCAACGAGGCCGTGCTGGCCGATCTGGAGAACGGCGTCACCTCGCTCTGGCTGGCCGTAGGCCGGGGCGGCGTGCCGGTCTCCGGACTCGCCCGCGCACTCGACGGCGTCTACCTCGACCTCGCACCCGTCGCCCTGGACGCGGGCGCGGAATTCGAGCCCGCAGCACGGGAGTTGCTCCGCCTGTACGAGGAGCGCGGCGTCCCCGCCGACTCCGCGCGCGGCAACCTCGGCGCCGACCCGCTCGGCCATGAGGCCCGCACCGGCGAGGCACTGGACGCGGCCCCCGCGGCCGGACTCGCCCGGCTCTGCGCCGAGCGGTTCCCCGGACTGCGCGCGCTCACCGTGGACGCGCTGCCCTACCACGAGGCCGGCGGCTCGGCCGCCGAGGAGCTCGGCGCCTCGCTGGCCACCGGTGTCGCCTATCTGCGCGCGCTCACCGAGGCGGGCCTGTCCGTCGAGGCGGCCTGCGCGCAGCTGGAGTTCCGCTACGCGGCGAGCGCCGACCAGTTCCTGACCATCGCCAAGCTGCGCGCCGCGCGGCGGCTGTGGGCGCGGGTCGCCGAGGCGAGCGGGGCCCCCGCCGCCGGAGCGCAGCGCCAGCACGCGGTGACCTCGCCGGTGATGATGACCCGCCGCGACCCGTGGGTGAACATGCTGCGCACCACGGTCGCCTGCCTCGCCGCGGGCGTCGGCGGCGCGGACGCCGTCACCGTGCTGCCCTTCGACCACTCCCTCGGTCTGCCCGACGCCTTCGCACGCCGTATCGCGCGCAACACCTCCTCGATCCTGCTTGAGGAGTCGCACCTGGCCCGGGTGATCGACCCGGCGGGCGGCTCGTGGTACGTGGAGCGGCTCACCGACGAACTCGCCCACAGCGCCTGGGAGTTCTTCCGTACGATCGAGCGCGCGGGCGGCCAGGCCGCCGCGCTGCGCTCCGGGCTGATCGGCGAGCGGCTCGCCGCGACGTGGGCCGAGCGCGGCGCCAGGCTGGCGCGGCGGCGCGAACCGGTCACCGGCGTCAGCGAGTTCCCGCACCTCGCCGAGCGTCCCGTCGAGCGCGAGGCGGCCCCCGCCGAGCCCTCGGGCGGGCTGCCGAAGGTGCGCCGCGACGAGGCGTTCGAGGAGCTGCGCGCCCGCTCGGACGCCCATCTGGCCGCGACCGGGACCCGCCCCCGGGTCTTCCTCGCCGCCCTGGGCCCGGCCGCCGCGCACACCGGCCGGGCGACCTTCGCCTCCAACCTGTTCCAGGCGGGCGGCATCGAGCCGGTGCACGACCCGGTGTCGGTGGACGCGGCCACGGCCGCCGAGGCGTTCGCCGCCAGTGGCGCCACCGTCGCGTGCCTCTGCTCCAGCGACGCGCTCTACGCCGAGCAGGCCGAGGCGGTCGCCGCCGCGCTCAGGTCGGCCGGCGCCCGCCATGTGTACCTCGCCGGCCGCGGCGAATTCACCGGTGTCGACAGCTATGTCTTCGCCGGCTGCGACGCGGTGGCCGTGCTCTCCTCCGCCCTCGACCGCATGGGAGTGGCGTCATGA